The following are encoded together in the Ranitomeya imitator isolate aRanImi1 chromosome 4, aRanImi1.pri, whole genome shotgun sequence genome:
- the KIF23 gene encoding kinesin-like protein KIF23 isoform X5, which translates to MIKPPRTKPPRRALLKKPNSGQKDPVGVYCRVRPLSPTDQECCIEVINETTVQLHPPDGCRVNRNGEYKETQYSFKQVFGTELTQKDVFDVVAKPLVEDLIRGKNGLLFTYGVTGSGKTYTMTGSPGQGGLLPRCLHMIFNSIHDFQAKRYVFKTDDKNGIEVQNEVDALLERQKRDGQQQVVPRTPVGRQKLEPEFADMINIEDGCKVAEVDEDSVYSIFVSYIEIYNNYIYDLLEEVPIDPIKPKPPQSKILREDQNHNMYVAGCTEVEVKTTEEAFDVFWRGQKRRRIANTQLNRESSRSHSVFIIKLAQAPLDADGDNVLQEKEQVSLSQLSLVDLAGSERTNRTKAEGSRLREAGNINQSLMTLRTCIEALRENQLCGTNKMVPYRDSKLTHLFKNYFDGEGKVRMIVCVNPKADDHEESLQVMRFAEMTQEVEVARPVDRPICGLTPGRRYRNQAFKEELTRRLEDRGGPVNGEPDEQAVIEMLIQSFPPIPSCELLDANDEHTLPRLIEALEKRRRIRQMMAEEFNKNVTSFRAMLQDVNGFVAAKENIAQGRMTEKERAIVSQKAEIERLEKKVKTLEYKIDVLEKTTTIYEDEKRTLQHDLESHQQKLQRQLSDKRRLEARLQGMETQNAMKWEKECERRVAAKQLEMQNKLWVKDEKLKQLKAIVTETKGDRPERPSRERDREPKTPIRSISPSPVPNVPPVHSRHRRSRSAGAERWVDHKPSGSVETETVMQPHVPNAIKVSVASEKALAKCDKYMLTHQQLASDGEMETKLIKGDVFRTRGGGQSVQFTDIETLRQESPPGSRKRRSSGSNQPPQVENTDSVWTDVETRCSLAMEMRAGSNLGPGYQHHAIPKRRKP; encoded by the exons ACGAACCAAACCTCCACGGAGGGCCCTTCTCAAAAAACCGAACAGTGGACAGAAGGATCCAGTTGGA GTTTACTGTAGGGTGCGTCCCCTCAGCCCCACAGACCAGGAATGCTGCATTGAAGTGATCAATGAGACCACTGTACAGCTGCATCCCCCAGATGGCTGCAGAGTCAACAGAAATGGAGAATACAAAGAG ACTCAGTATTCCTTTAAACAAGTTTTTGGAACAGAGTTGACACAAAAAGATGTATTTGATGTTGTCGCCAAGCCTCTTGTGGAAGATCTAATTCGTGGTAAAAATG GACTCCTTTTCACATATGGGGTGACTGGAAGTGGAAAAACGTACACAATGACTGGGTCTCCGGGACAAGGTGGTCTACTTCCCCGATGTCTCCACATGATCTTCAACAGCATCCATGATTTCCAGGCCAAGAGATAT GTTTTTAAGACCGATGATAAAAATGGCATCGAAGTACAGAATGAGGTCGATGCCCTATTAGAGCGTCAGAAGAGAGATGGTCAGCAGCAGGTAGTCCCAAGGACTCCTGTGGGGAG GCAGAAACTAGAACCCGAATTTGCAGATATGATTAATATTGAAGATGGATGCAAAGTAGCAGAAGTTGATGAAGACAGTGTATACAGTATCTTTGTGTCCTATATTGAAATCTACAATAATTACATATATGATCTTCTGGAGGAGGTTCCTATAGATCCAATTAAACCAAA ACCACCGCAGTCCAAGATTTTGCGTGAAGACCAGAACCACAATATGTATGTTGCTGGGTGCACTGAAGTTGAAGTTAAAACAACCGAAGAGGCCTTTGATGTCTTCTGGAGAG GTCAGAAGAGAAGACGAATTGCAAACACACAGCTAAACCGTGAGTCCAGCCGATCCCACAGTGTATTCATCATAAAGTTGGCACAAGCCCCACTTGATGCTGATGGTGATAATGTTTTGCAG GAAAAGGAGCAGGTATCACTCAGTCAACTCTCACTTGTTGATCTAGCTGGAAGTGAGAGAACAAACCGCACAAAGGCAGAGGGTAGCAGGCTACGTGAAGCAG GGAATATAAACCAATCCCTTATGACTTTAAGAACTTGTATTGAGGCTCTACGAGAGAACCAGTTGTGCGGAACCAATAAG ATGGTCCCTTATCGAGACTCTAAgttaactcatctcttcaagaattaTTTTGATGGAGAAGGGAAGGTTCGAATGATAGTTTGTGTTAATCCCAAAGCTGATGACCACGAAGAGAGCCTA CAAGTTATGCGATTTGCTGAGATGACTCAAGAAGTTGAAGTTGCGCGACCTGTAGACAGACCGATCTGTGGCCTCACTCCTGGACGGCGCTACAGGAACCAAGCATTTAAAGAAGAACTTACTCGTAGGCTGGAGGACCGTGGTGGTCCTGTCAATGGAG AGCCTGATGAGCAGGCAGTAATAGAGATGCTTATTCAAAGCTTCCCTCCTATTCCATCCTGTGAGCTTCTCGATGCCAATGATGAACACACTCTTCCCCGGCTTATTGAGGCCCTTGAGAAACGACGCCGTATTCGCCAAATGATGGCTGAAGAATTCAACAAGAATG TTACCTCCTTCAGAGCCATGCTTCAAGACGTTAATGGTTTCGTGGCCGCAAAGGAGAATATAGCCCAAGGCCGAATGACAGAAAAGGAGAGGGCTATAGTGTCTCAAAAAGCTGAAATAGAGCGACTAGAAAAGAAAGTGAAGACTCTGGAGTACAAA ATTGATGTCCTGGAGAAAACAACCACCATCTATGAAGATGAAAAGCGCACTTTACAGCACGACCTAGAGTCACACCAACAGAAGCTGCAGCGTCAGCTGTCTGACAAGAGGCGGCTAGAAGCCCGGCTACAGGGCATGGAAACACAAAATGCTATGAAATGGGAGAAGGAATGT gagcgccgCGTGGCTGCCAAGCAGCTGGAAATGCAGAATAAACTGTGGGTGAAAGATGAAAAGTTAAAACAGCTGAAAGCAATTGTAACAGAAACCAAAGGCGACAGACCAGAGAGGCCGTCTAGAGAGAGGGACAGAGAGCCGAAGACCCCCATCAGATCCATCTCTCCCTCTCCTGTACCT AACGTTCCCCCAGTGCACTCCAGACACCGTCGCTCTCGCTCGGCAGGGGCAGAGAGATGGGTAGACCATAAGCCGTCCGGTAGTGTGGAGACGGAGACGGTCATGCAGCCTCATGTCCCCAACGCCATCAAAGTATCAGTTGCCAGCGAAAAGGCGCTGGCAAAGTGTGATAAGTACATGCTGACACACCAGCAGCTGGCCTCGGATGGGGAGATGGAAACTAAACTGATTAAG GGTGACGTTTTCCGGACGCGAGGGGGAGGTCAGTCCGTGCAATTTACTGACATCGAGACCCTCCGGCAAGAATCCCCTCCTGGCAG CCGCAAACGCAGGTCTTCTGGCTCCAACCAGCCCCCACAGGTGGAGAACACGGATTCTGTGTGGACAGATGTGGAAACCAGA TGTTCTCTTGCCATGGAAATGAGGGCTGGATCCAACTTGGGACCTGGCTACCAACATCACGCTATTCCTAA GCGCAGAAAACCTTGA
- the KIF23 gene encoding kinesin-like protein KIF23 isoform X2, with product MIKPPRTKPPRRALLKKPNSGQKDPVGVYCRVRPLSPTDQECCIEVINETTVQLHPPDGCRVNRNGEYKETQYSFKQVFGTELTQKDVFDVVAKPLVEDLIRGKNGLLFTYGVTGSGKTYTMTGSPGQGGLLPRCLHMIFNSIHDFQAKRYVFKTDDKNGIEVQNEVDALLERQKRDGQQQVVPRTPVGRQKLEPEFADMINIEDGCKVAEVDEDSVYSIFVSYIEIYNNYIYDLLEEVPIDPIKPKPPQSKILREDQNHNMYVAGCTEVEVKTTEEAFDVFWRGQKRRRIANTQLNRESSRSHSVFIIKLAQAPLDADGDNVLQEKEQVSLSQLSLVDLAGSERTNRTKAEGSRLREAGNINQSLMTLRTCIEALRENQLCGTNKMVPYRDSKLTHLFKNYFDGEGKVRMIVCVNPKADDHEESLQVMRFAEMTQEVEVARPVDRPICGLTPGRRYRNQAFKEELTRRLEDRGGPVNGEPDEQAVIEMLIQSFPPIPSCELLDANDEHTLPRLIEALEKRRRIRQMMAEEFNKNVTSFRAMLQDVNGFVAAKENIAQGRMTEKERAIVSQKAEIERLEKKVKTLEYKIDVLEKTTTIYEDEKRTLQHDLESHQQKLQRQLSDKRRLEARLQGMETQNAMKWEKECERRVAAKQLEMQNKLWVKDEKLKQLKAIVTETKGDRPERPSRERDREPKTPIRSISPSPVPFPGNPVSQPPHHNATPSRLHLHRRSESCGSISVASCVSQWEQKTPQHKPESKMRPDRRRWEPESARKYNAAEDRPGYQASMAQADLEEDQCLRNVPPVHSRHRRSRSAGAERWVDHKPSGSVETETVMQPHVPNAIKVSVASEKALAKCDKYMLTHQQLASDGEMETKLIKGDVFRTRGGGQSVQFTDIETLRQESPPGSRKRRSSGSNQPPQVENTDSVWTDVETRCSLAMEMRAGSNLGPGYQHHAIPKRRKP from the exons ACGAACCAAACCTCCACGGAGGGCCCTTCTCAAAAAACCGAACAGTGGACAGAAGGATCCAGTTGGA GTTTACTGTAGGGTGCGTCCCCTCAGCCCCACAGACCAGGAATGCTGCATTGAAGTGATCAATGAGACCACTGTACAGCTGCATCCCCCAGATGGCTGCAGAGTCAACAGAAATGGAGAATACAAAGAG ACTCAGTATTCCTTTAAACAAGTTTTTGGAACAGAGTTGACACAAAAAGATGTATTTGATGTTGTCGCCAAGCCTCTTGTGGAAGATCTAATTCGTGGTAAAAATG GACTCCTTTTCACATATGGGGTGACTGGAAGTGGAAAAACGTACACAATGACTGGGTCTCCGGGACAAGGTGGTCTACTTCCCCGATGTCTCCACATGATCTTCAACAGCATCCATGATTTCCAGGCCAAGAGATAT GTTTTTAAGACCGATGATAAAAATGGCATCGAAGTACAGAATGAGGTCGATGCCCTATTAGAGCGTCAGAAGAGAGATGGTCAGCAGCAGGTAGTCCCAAGGACTCCTGTGGGGAG GCAGAAACTAGAACCCGAATTTGCAGATATGATTAATATTGAAGATGGATGCAAAGTAGCAGAAGTTGATGAAGACAGTGTATACAGTATCTTTGTGTCCTATATTGAAATCTACAATAATTACATATATGATCTTCTGGAGGAGGTTCCTATAGATCCAATTAAACCAAA ACCACCGCAGTCCAAGATTTTGCGTGAAGACCAGAACCACAATATGTATGTTGCTGGGTGCACTGAAGTTGAAGTTAAAACAACCGAAGAGGCCTTTGATGTCTTCTGGAGAG GTCAGAAGAGAAGACGAATTGCAAACACACAGCTAAACCGTGAGTCCAGCCGATCCCACAGTGTATTCATCATAAAGTTGGCACAAGCCCCACTTGATGCTGATGGTGATAATGTTTTGCAG GAAAAGGAGCAGGTATCACTCAGTCAACTCTCACTTGTTGATCTAGCTGGAAGTGAGAGAACAAACCGCACAAAGGCAGAGGGTAGCAGGCTACGTGAAGCAG GGAATATAAACCAATCCCTTATGACTTTAAGAACTTGTATTGAGGCTCTACGAGAGAACCAGTTGTGCGGAACCAATAAG ATGGTCCCTTATCGAGACTCTAAgttaactcatctcttcaagaattaTTTTGATGGAGAAGGGAAGGTTCGAATGATAGTTTGTGTTAATCCCAAAGCTGATGACCACGAAGAGAGCCTA CAAGTTATGCGATTTGCTGAGATGACTCAAGAAGTTGAAGTTGCGCGACCTGTAGACAGACCGATCTGTGGCCTCACTCCTGGACGGCGCTACAGGAACCAAGCATTTAAAGAAGAACTTACTCGTAGGCTGGAGGACCGTGGTGGTCCTGTCAATGGAG AGCCTGATGAGCAGGCAGTAATAGAGATGCTTATTCAAAGCTTCCCTCCTATTCCATCCTGTGAGCTTCTCGATGCCAATGATGAACACACTCTTCCCCGGCTTATTGAGGCCCTTGAGAAACGACGCCGTATTCGCCAAATGATGGCTGAAGAATTCAACAAGAATG TTACCTCCTTCAGAGCCATGCTTCAAGACGTTAATGGTTTCGTGGCCGCAAAGGAGAATATAGCCCAAGGCCGAATGACAGAAAAGGAGAGGGCTATAGTGTCTCAAAAAGCTGAAATAGAGCGACTAGAAAAGAAAGTGAAGACTCTGGAGTACAAA ATTGATGTCCTGGAGAAAACAACCACCATCTATGAAGATGAAAAGCGCACTTTACAGCACGACCTAGAGTCACACCAACAGAAGCTGCAGCGTCAGCTGTCTGACAAGAGGCGGCTAGAAGCCCGGCTACAGGGCATGGAAACACAAAATGCTATGAAATGGGAGAAGGAATGT gagcgccgCGTGGCTGCCAAGCAGCTGGAAATGCAGAATAAACTGTGGGTGAAAGATGAAAAGTTAAAACAGCTGAAAGCAATTGTAACAGAAACCAAAGGCGACAGACCAGAGAGGCCGTCTAGAGAGAGGGACAGAGAGCCGAAGACCCCCATCAGATCCATCTCTCCCTCTCCTGTACCT TTCCCTGGTAACCCTGTTTCTCAGCCTCCCCACCACAATGCTACCCCTTCTCGATTACACCTGCACAGGCGTTCAGAGTCCTGCGGCAGCATATCCGTGGCCTCCTGCGTGTCACAGTGGGAGCAGAAAACTCCACAGCACAAACCAGAAAGCAAGATGCGCCCTGACCGCAGGCGGTGGGAGCCAGAGTCAGCTAGGAAGTATAATGCAGCAGAGGACAGGCCAGGTTATCAGGCATCCATGGCGCAGGCAGATCTAGAAGAGGATCAGTGTCTCAGG AACGTTCCCCCAGTGCACTCCAGACACCGTCGCTCTCGCTCGGCAGGGGCAGAGAGATGGGTAGACCATAAGCCGTCCGGTAGTGTGGAGACGGAGACGGTCATGCAGCCTCATGTCCCCAACGCCATCAAAGTATCAGTTGCCAGCGAAAAGGCGCTGGCAAAGTGTGATAAGTACATGCTGACACACCAGCAGCTGGCCTCGGATGGGGAGATGGAAACTAAACTGATTAAG GGTGACGTTTTCCGGACGCGAGGGGGAGGTCAGTCCGTGCAATTTACTGACATCGAGACCCTCCGGCAAGAATCCCCTCCTGGCAG CCGCAAACGCAGGTCTTCTGGCTCCAACCAGCCCCCACAGGTGGAGAACACGGATTCTGTGTGGACAGATGTGGAAACCAGA TGTTCTCTTGCCATGGAAATGAGGGCTGGATCCAACTTGGGACCTGGCTACCAACATCACGCTATTCCTAA GCGCAGAAAACCTTGA
- the KIF23 gene encoding kinesin-like protein KIF23 isoform X4 has protein sequence MIKPPRTKPPRRALLKKPNSGQKDPVGVYCRVRPLSPTDQECCIEVINETTVQLHPPDGCRVNRNGEYKETQYSFKQVFGTELTQKDVFDVVAKPLVEDLIRGKNGLLFTYGVTGSGKTYTMTGSPGQGGLLPRCLHMIFNSIHDFQAKRYVFKTDDKNGIEVQNEVDALLERQKRDGQQQVVPRTPVGRQKLEPEFADMINIEDGCKVAEVDEDSVYSIFVSYIEIYNNYIYDLLEEVPIDPIKPKWNTPGKNAEFIPPQSKILREDQNHNMYVAGCTEVEVKTTEEAFDVFWRGQKRRRIANTQLNRESSRSHSVFIIKLAQAPLDADGDNVLQEKEQVSLSQLSLVDLAGSERTNRTKAEGSRLREAGNINQSLMTLRTCIEALRENQLCGTNKMVPYRDSKLTHLFKNYFDGEGKVRMIVCVNPKADDHEESLQVMRFAEMTQEVEVARPVDRPICGLTPGRRYRNQAFKEELTRRLEDRGGPVNGEPDEQAVIEMLIQSFPPIPSCELLDANDEHTLPRLIEALEKRRRIRQMMAEEFNKNVTSFRAMLQDVNGFVAAKENIAQGRMTEKERAIVSQKAEIERLEKKVKTLEYKIDVLEKTTTIYEDEKRTLQHDLESHQQKLQRQLSDKRRLEARLQGMETQNAMKWEKECERRVAAKQLEMQNKLWVKDEKLKQLKAIVTETKGDRPERPSRERDREPKTPIRSISPSPVPNVPPVHSRHRRSRSAGAERWVDHKPSGSVETETVMQPHVPNAIKVSVASEKALAKCDKYMLTHQQLASDGEMETKLIKGDVFRTRGGGQSVQFTDIETLRQESPPGSRKRRSSGSNQPPQVENTDSVWTDVETRCSLAMEMRAGSNLGPGYQHHAIPKRRKP, from the exons ACGAACCAAACCTCCACGGAGGGCCCTTCTCAAAAAACCGAACAGTGGACAGAAGGATCCAGTTGGA GTTTACTGTAGGGTGCGTCCCCTCAGCCCCACAGACCAGGAATGCTGCATTGAAGTGATCAATGAGACCACTGTACAGCTGCATCCCCCAGATGGCTGCAGAGTCAACAGAAATGGAGAATACAAAGAG ACTCAGTATTCCTTTAAACAAGTTTTTGGAACAGAGTTGACACAAAAAGATGTATTTGATGTTGTCGCCAAGCCTCTTGTGGAAGATCTAATTCGTGGTAAAAATG GACTCCTTTTCACATATGGGGTGACTGGAAGTGGAAAAACGTACACAATGACTGGGTCTCCGGGACAAGGTGGTCTACTTCCCCGATGTCTCCACATGATCTTCAACAGCATCCATGATTTCCAGGCCAAGAGATAT GTTTTTAAGACCGATGATAAAAATGGCATCGAAGTACAGAATGAGGTCGATGCCCTATTAGAGCGTCAGAAGAGAGATGGTCAGCAGCAGGTAGTCCCAAGGACTCCTGTGGGGAG GCAGAAACTAGAACCCGAATTTGCAGATATGATTAATATTGAAGATGGATGCAAAGTAGCAGAAGTTGATGAAGACAGTGTATACAGTATCTTTGTGTCCTATATTGAAATCTACAATAATTACATATATGATCTTCTGGAGGAGGTTCCTATAGATCCAATTAAACCAAA GTGGAACACGCCAGGAAAGAATGCAGAGTTTAT ACCACCGCAGTCCAAGATTTTGCGTGAAGACCAGAACCACAATATGTATGTTGCTGGGTGCACTGAAGTTGAAGTTAAAACAACCGAAGAGGCCTTTGATGTCTTCTGGAGAG GTCAGAAGAGAAGACGAATTGCAAACACACAGCTAAACCGTGAGTCCAGCCGATCCCACAGTGTATTCATCATAAAGTTGGCACAAGCCCCACTTGATGCTGATGGTGATAATGTTTTGCAG GAAAAGGAGCAGGTATCACTCAGTCAACTCTCACTTGTTGATCTAGCTGGAAGTGAGAGAACAAACCGCACAAAGGCAGAGGGTAGCAGGCTACGTGAAGCAG GGAATATAAACCAATCCCTTATGACTTTAAGAACTTGTATTGAGGCTCTACGAGAGAACCAGTTGTGCGGAACCAATAAG ATGGTCCCTTATCGAGACTCTAAgttaactcatctcttcaagaattaTTTTGATGGAGAAGGGAAGGTTCGAATGATAGTTTGTGTTAATCCCAAAGCTGATGACCACGAAGAGAGCCTA CAAGTTATGCGATTTGCTGAGATGACTCAAGAAGTTGAAGTTGCGCGACCTGTAGACAGACCGATCTGTGGCCTCACTCCTGGACGGCGCTACAGGAACCAAGCATTTAAAGAAGAACTTACTCGTAGGCTGGAGGACCGTGGTGGTCCTGTCAATGGAG AGCCTGATGAGCAGGCAGTAATAGAGATGCTTATTCAAAGCTTCCCTCCTATTCCATCCTGTGAGCTTCTCGATGCCAATGATGAACACACTCTTCCCCGGCTTATTGAGGCCCTTGAGAAACGACGCCGTATTCGCCAAATGATGGCTGAAGAATTCAACAAGAATG TTACCTCCTTCAGAGCCATGCTTCAAGACGTTAATGGTTTCGTGGCCGCAAAGGAGAATATAGCCCAAGGCCGAATGACAGAAAAGGAGAGGGCTATAGTGTCTCAAAAAGCTGAAATAGAGCGACTAGAAAAGAAAGTGAAGACTCTGGAGTACAAA ATTGATGTCCTGGAGAAAACAACCACCATCTATGAAGATGAAAAGCGCACTTTACAGCACGACCTAGAGTCACACCAACAGAAGCTGCAGCGTCAGCTGTCTGACAAGAGGCGGCTAGAAGCCCGGCTACAGGGCATGGAAACACAAAATGCTATGAAATGGGAGAAGGAATGT gagcgccgCGTGGCTGCCAAGCAGCTGGAAATGCAGAATAAACTGTGGGTGAAAGATGAAAAGTTAAAACAGCTGAAAGCAATTGTAACAGAAACCAAAGGCGACAGACCAGAGAGGCCGTCTAGAGAGAGGGACAGAGAGCCGAAGACCCCCATCAGATCCATCTCTCCCTCTCCTGTACCT AACGTTCCCCCAGTGCACTCCAGACACCGTCGCTCTCGCTCGGCAGGGGCAGAGAGATGGGTAGACCATAAGCCGTCCGGTAGTGTGGAGACGGAGACGGTCATGCAGCCTCATGTCCCCAACGCCATCAAAGTATCAGTTGCCAGCGAAAAGGCGCTGGCAAAGTGTGATAAGTACATGCTGACACACCAGCAGCTGGCCTCGGATGGGGAGATGGAAACTAAACTGATTAAG GGTGACGTTTTCCGGACGCGAGGGGGAGGTCAGTCCGTGCAATTTACTGACATCGAGACCCTCCGGCAAGAATCCCCTCCTGGCAG CCGCAAACGCAGGTCTTCTGGCTCCAACCAGCCCCCACAGGTGGAGAACACGGATTCTGTGTGGACAGATGTGGAAACCAGA TGTTCTCTTGCCATGGAAATGAGGGCTGGATCCAACTTGGGACCTGGCTACCAACATCACGCTATTCCTAA GCGCAGAAAACCTTGA
- the KIF23 gene encoding kinesin-like protein KIF23 isoform X1, with protein sequence MIKPPRTKPPRRALLKKPNSGQKDPVGVYCRVRPLSPTDQECCIEVINETTVQLHPPDGCRVNRNGEYKETQYSFKQVFGTELTQKDVFDVVAKPLVEDLIRGKNGLLFTYGVTGSGKTYTMTGSPGQGGLLPRCLHMIFNSIHDFQAKRYVFKTDDKNGIEVQNEVDALLERQKRDGQQQVVPRTPVGRQKLEPEFADMINIEDGCKVAEVDEDSVYSIFVSYIEIYNNYIYDLLEEVPIDPIKPKWNTPGKNAEFIPPQSKILREDQNHNMYVAGCTEVEVKTTEEAFDVFWRGQKRRRIANTQLNRESSRSHSVFIIKLAQAPLDADGDNVLQEKEQVSLSQLSLVDLAGSERTNRTKAEGSRLREAGNINQSLMTLRTCIEALRENQLCGTNKMVPYRDSKLTHLFKNYFDGEGKVRMIVCVNPKADDHEESLQVMRFAEMTQEVEVARPVDRPICGLTPGRRYRNQAFKEELTRRLEDRGGPVNGEPDEQAVIEMLIQSFPPIPSCELLDANDEHTLPRLIEALEKRRRIRQMMAEEFNKNVTSFRAMLQDVNGFVAAKENIAQGRMTEKERAIVSQKAEIERLEKKVKTLEYKIDVLEKTTTIYEDEKRTLQHDLESHQQKLQRQLSDKRRLEARLQGMETQNAMKWEKECERRVAAKQLEMQNKLWVKDEKLKQLKAIVTETKGDRPERPSRERDREPKTPIRSISPSPVPFPGNPVSQPPHHNATPSRLHLHRRSESCGSISVASCVSQWEQKTPQHKPESKMRPDRRRWEPESARKYNAAEDRPGYQASMAQADLEEDQCLRNVPPVHSRHRRSRSAGAERWVDHKPSGSVETETVMQPHVPNAIKVSVASEKALAKCDKYMLTHQQLASDGEMETKLIKGDVFRTRGGGQSVQFTDIETLRQESPPGSRKRRSSGSNQPPQVENTDSVWTDVETRCSLAMEMRAGSNLGPGYQHHAIPKRRKP encoded by the exons ACGAACCAAACCTCCACGGAGGGCCCTTCTCAAAAAACCGAACAGTGGACAGAAGGATCCAGTTGGA GTTTACTGTAGGGTGCGTCCCCTCAGCCCCACAGACCAGGAATGCTGCATTGAAGTGATCAATGAGACCACTGTACAGCTGCATCCCCCAGATGGCTGCAGAGTCAACAGAAATGGAGAATACAAAGAG ACTCAGTATTCCTTTAAACAAGTTTTTGGAACAGAGTTGACACAAAAAGATGTATTTGATGTTGTCGCCAAGCCTCTTGTGGAAGATCTAATTCGTGGTAAAAATG GACTCCTTTTCACATATGGGGTGACTGGAAGTGGAAAAACGTACACAATGACTGGGTCTCCGGGACAAGGTGGTCTACTTCCCCGATGTCTCCACATGATCTTCAACAGCATCCATGATTTCCAGGCCAAGAGATAT GTTTTTAAGACCGATGATAAAAATGGCATCGAAGTACAGAATGAGGTCGATGCCCTATTAGAGCGTCAGAAGAGAGATGGTCAGCAGCAGGTAGTCCCAAGGACTCCTGTGGGGAG GCAGAAACTAGAACCCGAATTTGCAGATATGATTAATATTGAAGATGGATGCAAAGTAGCAGAAGTTGATGAAGACAGTGTATACAGTATCTTTGTGTCCTATATTGAAATCTACAATAATTACATATATGATCTTCTGGAGGAGGTTCCTATAGATCCAATTAAACCAAA GTGGAACACGCCAGGAAAGAATGCAGAGTTTAT ACCACCGCAGTCCAAGATTTTGCGTGAAGACCAGAACCACAATATGTATGTTGCTGGGTGCACTGAAGTTGAAGTTAAAACAACCGAAGAGGCCTTTGATGTCTTCTGGAGAG GTCAGAAGAGAAGACGAATTGCAAACACACAGCTAAACCGTGAGTCCAGCCGATCCCACAGTGTATTCATCATAAAGTTGGCACAAGCCCCACTTGATGCTGATGGTGATAATGTTTTGCAG GAAAAGGAGCAGGTATCACTCAGTCAACTCTCACTTGTTGATCTAGCTGGAAGTGAGAGAACAAACCGCACAAAGGCAGAGGGTAGCAGGCTACGTGAAGCAG GGAATATAAACCAATCCCTTATGACTTTAAGAACTTGTATTGAGGCTCTACGAGAGAACCAGTTGTGCGGAACCAATAAG ATGGTCCCTTATCGAGACTCTAAgttaactcatctcttcaagaattaTTTTGATGGAGAAGGGAAGGTTCGAATGATAGTTTGTGTTAATCCCAAAGCTGATGACCACGAAGAGAGCCTA CAAGTTATGCGATTTGCTGAGATGACTCAAGAAGTTGAAGTTGCGCGACCTGTAGACAGACCGATCTGTGGCCTCACTCCTGGACGGCGCTACAGGAACCAAGCATTTAAAGAAGAACTTACTCGTAGGCTGGAGGACCGTGGTGGTCCTGTCAATGGAG AGCCTGATGAGCAGGCAGTAATAGAGATGCTTATTCAAAGCTTCCCTCCTATTCCATCCTGTGAGCTTCTCGATGCCAATGATGAACACACTCTTCCCCGGCTTATTGAGGCCCTTGAGAAACGACGCCGTATTCGCCAAATGATGGCTGAAGAATTCAACAAGAATG TTACCTCCTTCAGAGCCATGCTTCAAGACGTTAATGGTTTCGTGGCCGCAAAGGAGAATATAGCCCAAGGCCGAATGACAGAAAAGGAGAGGGCTATAGTGTCTCAAAAAGCTGAAATAGAGCGACTAGAAAAGAAAGTGAAGACTCTGGAGTACAAA ATTGATGTCCTGGAGAAAACAACCACCATCTATGAAGATGAAAAGCGCACTTTACAGCACGACCTAGAGTCACACCAACAGAAGCTGCAGCGTCAGCTGTCTGACAAGAGGCGGCTAGAAGCCCGGCTACAGGGCATGGAAACACAAAATGCTATGAAATGGGAGAAGGAATGT gagcgccgCGTGGCTGCCAAGCAGCTGGAAATGCAGAATAAACTGTGGGTGAAAGATGAAAAGTTAAAACAGCTGAAAGCAATTGTAACAGAAACCAAAGGCGACAGACCAGAGAGGCCGTCTAGAGAGAGGGACAGAGAGCCGAAGACCCCCATCAGATCCATCTCTCCCTCTCCTGTACCT TTCCCTGGTAACCCTGTTTCTCAGCCTCCCCACCACAATGCTACCCCTTCTCGATTACACCTGCACAGGCGTTCAGAGTCCTGCGGCAGCATATCCGTGGCCTCCTGCGTGTCACAGTGGGAGCAGAAAACTCCACAGCACAAACCAGAAAGCAAGATGCGCCCTGACCGCAGGCGGTGGGAGCCAGAGTCAGCTAGGAAGTATAATGCAGCAGAGGACAGGCCAGGTTATCAGGCATCCATGGCGCAGGCAGATCTAGAAGAGGATCAGTGTCTCAGG AACGTTCCCCCAGTGCACTCCAGACACCGTCGCTCTCGCTCGGCAGGGGCAGAGAGATGGGTAGACCATAAGCCGTCCGGTAGTGTGGAGACGGAGACGGTCATGCAGCCTCATGTCCCCAACGCCATCAAAGTATCAGTTGCCAGCGAAAAGGCGCTGGCAAAGTGTGATAAGTACATGCTGACACACCAGCAGCTGGCCTCGGATGGGGAGATGGAAACTAAACTGATTAAG GGTGACGTTTTCCGGACGCGAGGGGGAGGTCAGTCCGTGCAATTTACTGACATCGAGACCCTCCGGCAAGAATCCCCTCCTGGCAG CCGCAAACGCAGGTCTTCTGGCTCCAACCAGCCCCCACAGGTGGAGAACACGGATTCTGTGTGGACAGATGTGGAAACCAGA TGTTCTCTTGCCATGGAAATGAGGGCTGGATCCAACTTGGGACCTGGCTACCAACATCACGCTATTCCTAA GCGCAGAAAACCTTGA